From Rickettsiales bacterium:
ACAGAGAAGTATGATGGCCTTATCGGTCATTGTAAGGGAATGGTTACCTGTTGCCCCTATTATGAACCGCAATGCAACAATGATGGCGATCACCACAAATAAGTTTAGATTAAAGCCATGTAACAATGCATCAAATGCATTCTGTTCTGATAAGGACAGCAATATCGGACGGCTGAGTCCATTAAGACAGCCAATCAACGCAATCAATGCGAGCAGCCTATGACGAGATAACGGCATGATTCTCCAGCTCTTGTAATGTGATGTCTAATAGAGACTGACCGATGGGTTTTGACAAAAAAGCTGTCACGCTATTTTTGGGAAAACGATGGGCGAAATTTTGCATGACATGGGCAGAGGTGACTATGACGGGTATATTCTTTAATGCAGGCAAAGATTGCAGTTTTTCTATCACGGAAAATCCATCCATTTTCGGCAGCATAATATCCAAGAAAACAGCATGATAACGATTCTGTTGTAAGGTAGCTAATGCCTCTTCTCCGCTATTGACTACCTTTACGTGATGACCACGTTCACGCAGTAATGAAGAAAGATGTATAAAATGTGTCATATCATCTTCAACGATGAGTAACTTCAACTTTGAGCGGGATGTGCTGCGTGTTGTTTCGAACAGTTCCATAATGTGTCTTTCGTTGATTTAAATAGAGATAAGCAGTTCTTATACCAACTGTGTTTAAGTCTAGTTATGTTGAAAATATTTTACGAATATCTACATTAAAAACAGATAGTTATATGTATTTTATCTCCTTTTTTCTTTGTGAATTTATGTGAATAATGCAGTGCAAAAACTCCCAATTCTGGAAGGTTTTTATTCATATTGGGAAAGGTTTCTGAGGTGAATAGTAATAAAGATATATAATACAATGGTTTAATATATGGCATCTCATTTGCTTCTTTAGAGGTAACTGCAACTAAAGGAGTCACGTTATGAATTCAGCTTCACTCAAAATTACGGTTATCGGAACTGGCTATGTTGGCTTGGTTACCGGCTGTTGCTTGGCAGAAATTGGACATCAAGTCACCTGCATCGATACGGATAAAGAAAAAATTGCACAATTGCAGCAAGGCGTTCCCACCATTTATGAGGATGGTATGGAAGCCCTGCTAAAGCGCAATATTGAGCGTGATACCCTTCGCTTTTCTTCCCATATGAAAAATTCTATACCCAATGCAGAAGTTGTATTTTTGTGTGT
This genomic window contains:
- a CDS encoding response regulator, whose amino-acid sequence is MELFETTRSTSRSKLKLLIVEDDMTHFIHLSSLLRERGHHVKVVNSGEEALATLQQNRYHAVFLDIMLPKMDGFSVIEKLQSLPALKNIPVIVTSAHVMQNFAHRFPKNSVTAFLSKPIGQSLLDITLQELENHAVISS